One window from the genome of Acinetobacter lanii encodes:
- the cas1f gene encoding type I-F CRISPR-associated endonuclease Cas1f: protein MESLSTSHLKAILHSKRANLYYLEHCRVMQKDGRVLYLTEAKNENQYWNIPIANTTVIILGTGTSITQAAMRMLASAGVLVGFTGGGGTPLFMGCEIEWMTPQSEYRPTEYVQGWLSFWFDEAKRLEVAKQFQLSRIAFIEKIWAKDRDLKEYDFHVDDLDITQALGGFANKILQQSKVGDLLLAEAATTKQLYKIAATRTGLKDFSRNPEQGDLANDFLNHGNYLAYGLAATTLWVLGIPHGFAVMHGKTRRGALVFDVADLIKDAVVLPYAFICAKEKMTEQEFRQQVLQKFTEHKALDFMFDQVKAQACKNHDVDGDSL, encoded by the coding sequence ATGGAATCTCTTAGTACATCACATTTAAAAGCAATTCTGCATTCTAAACGTGCGAATTTATATTACTTAGAACATTGCCGCGTGATGCAAAAAGATGGGCGTGTCTTATATCTCACTGAAGCCAAGAATGAAAATCAATATTGGAATATCCCGATTGCCAATACCACAGTCATTATACTTGGAACGGGCACTTCTATTACTCAAGCGGCTATGCGCATGTTGGCGAGTGCTGGGGTACTCGTTGGTTTTACAGGTGGTGGTGGTACACCGCTGTTTATGGGTTGTGAAATTGAGTGGATGACTCCGCAAAGTGAATATCGTCCCACTGAATATGTTCAGGGATGGTTGTCTTTTTGGTTTGATGAAGCCAAACGTTTAGAGGTTGCGAAACAGTTTCAACTATCACGTATCGCATTTATAGAGAAAATTTGGGCTAAAGACCGAGATTTAAAAGAATATGATTTTCATGTTGATGATTTAGACATTACCCAGGCATTAGGTGGCTTTGCAAACAAAATACTGCAACAGAGCAAAGTTGGGGATTTACTTCTTGCTGAGGCAGCTACCACAAAACAACTTTATAAAATTGCCGCGACTCGGACAGGGCTTAAGGATTTTAGTCGTAATCCTGAGCAGGGTGATTTAGCCAATGACTTTTTAAATCATGGCAATTATTTGGCCTATGGTTTGGCTGCGACCACGCTTTGGGTACTTGGTATTCCGCATGGGTTTGCTGTGATGCATGGGAAAACCCGTCGTGGGGCATTGGTCTTTGATGTGGCGGATTTGATTAAAGATGCTGTGGTTTTACCGTATGCCTTTATTTGCGCTAAAGAGAAAATGACCGAACAAGAATTCAGACAACAAGTTTTGCAAAAGTTTACCGAGCATAAGGCATTGGATTTTATGTTTGATCAAGTCAAAGCACAAGCTTGCAAAAATCATGATGTGGATGGGGATTCATTATGA